The following proteins come from a genomic window of Dermacentor albipictus isolate Rhodes 1998 colony chromosome 8, USDA_Dalb.pri_finalv2, whole genome shotgun sequence:
- the LOC139048491 gene encoding synaptosomal-associated protein 25-A-like: MADTETDEQRFVRELRRLLDEPDDVSLQDQKPQYRIRDDPSIAATRNLLRACQEAQGIGLRTVAVLESQGEQLDNVGRALDNLSADLDSAEGHLSQMRRPLFGLCPWRCRWKKKKAKKQDKAQPPPPRDQRTSETRKLRAKSTNEEEPAPEPTGSATARFSTTAGASSGAIAAEERGESGEASGQHHAVDETSQRRQRPSDADELSTTLTSLKGIAQEMGQQLSTQNEQVDELTARAASSEERIRQASQQADKILRDE; the protein is encoded by the exons ATGGCGGACACGGAGACAGACGAACAGCGTTTTGTCAGGGAGCTTCGTCGTCTGCTCGACGAACCAGACGACGTCTCCCTGCAAGATCAAAAGCCACAGTATCGTATTCGTGACGATCCGTCGATCGCGGCCACCCGCAACCTTCTGCGAGCTTGCCAAGAGGCTCAGGGCATCGGACTTCGCACAGTCGCCGTGCTCGAGTCCCAGGGCGAGCAGCTGGACAACGTAGGCCGGGCGCTGGACAACCTCTCGGCCGACCTCGACAGCGCCGAGGGTCATCTCTCCCAG ATGAGAAGACCTCTGTTCGGCCTCTGTCCCTGGCGTTGCCggtggaaaaagaagaaagccaaGAAACAGGACAAGGCGCAGCCGCCACCGCCGCGGGACCAACGAACCTCCGAAACGCGAAAGCTCCGGGCCAAGTCAACGAACGAGGAGGAACCGGCCCCCGAACCCACCGGCTCCGCGACCGCCCGTTTCAGCACCACCGCGGGCGCCAGCTCGGGCGCCATCGCAGCGGAGGAGCGCGGTGAATCTGGGGAGGCGTCGGGCCAACATCACGCCGTCGACGAGACTAGCCAGCGGCGTCAGCGTCCAAGCGATGCCGACGAACTCAGCACCACTCTCACCAGTCTCAAGGGCATCGCGCAG GAGATGGGCCAGCAGCTGAGCACCCAGAACGAGCAGGTTGACGAGCTCACCGCCAGAGCCGCTTCCAGCGAGGAGCGAATCCGCCAAGCCAGCCAGCAAGCCGACAAGATCCTGCGCGACGAGTAG